Proteins encoded together in one Chitinophaga varians window:
- a CDS encoding DUF6134 family protein, producing MKCLFRVLLCVVAVAVFYLPVHAQTTTFEVRIANHAVGTIEAQRKVSGSAKSITIKTRIQTLLAKINSDILNEYDNNVLTLAKSTRVAGKKGEDKETTTRRNGNDYTVMLNGARSVIDNTEIAHCVADLYFSEPKQVSRIFSEALGKFLPLHPLGSGQYELVLPEGKKNIYKYSNGVLTEVEVNHTFGRALFIKTI from the coding sequence ATGAAATGCCTTTTTCGTGTATTGTTATGCGTTGTAGCGGTAGCTGTATTCTACCTCCCGGTACATGCCCAGACGACCACTTTTGAAGTCCGGATCGCCAATCATGCGGTGGGTACTATCGAAGCACAACGTAAAGTAAGTGGATCTGCCAAGAGTATCACAATTAAAACCCGTATCCAGACGCTATTGGCGAAGATCAACAGCGACATCCTCAATGAGTACGATAATAACGTGCTCACCCTCGCCAAATCCACCCGCGTGGCGGGTAAAAAAGGGGAGGACAAGGAAACGACCACGCGTCGTAACGGAAACGACTATACGGTGATGCTCAATGGCGCCCGTTCGGTGATAGATAATACGGAAATAGCCCATTGTGTGGCCGATCTTTATTTCTCAGAACCGAAACAGGTGTCCCGCATTTTCTCTGAAGCACTGGGGAAATTCCTGCCGCTGCATCCCCTGGGAAGCGGGCAGTATGAGCTGGTGCTGCCGGAAGGAAAAAAGAATATCTATAAGTATTCCAATGGAGTATTGACGGAAGTGGAAGTGAACCATACTTTTGGCAGAGCGCTGTTCATTAAGACCATTTGA
- a CDS encoding nucleoside permease: MKSAVRVQLSFMMFLEFFIWGAWFVTLGTFVLKNLQDTNANQVSVAFLTQSIGAVIAPFIVGIIADRFISAQVILGAIHLIGAALLWTCSGMTSFDSFYPVLLVYMILYMPTLALVNSISFRQMSDPSKDFSTIRVFGTIGWIIAGLLIGWLNWEKNNTLGLTFKMAAGASLLLGLFSFTLPKTPPLKKGTQISVKEILGLDAIRMLKNRSYLLFFIASIAICIPLAFYYNFTNPFLNEIGMTAAAGKQSLGQMSEFFFMLVMPLFFSRLGVKKMLALGMLAWVLRYVLFAYGNVDSNYWMLIVGIVLHGICYDFFFVTGQIYTDKLAGEEFKSSAQGFVTLATYGVGMLIGFLISGPIVESYKTAGGHNWQGVWLIPAGIAAAVLVLFMLLFQDKTEKTA, translated from the coding sequence ATGAAATCAGCCGTAAGAGTACAATTGTCCTTCATGATGTTCCTCGAATTCTTTATCTGGGGAGCATGGTTTGTGACATTAGGTACGTTCGTGTTAAAAAATCTGCAGGACACCAATGCCAACCAGGTGAGCGTTGCGTTCCTCACCCAATCTATCGGGGCGGTCATTGCGCCTTTTATCGTGGGGATTATTGCGGACCGTTTTATTTCCGCCCAGGTGATCCTGGGTGCCATTCACCTGATCGGTGCAGCGCTGTTATGGACCTGCTCCGGCATGACCAGCTTTGACAGCTTCTATCCTGTGTTGTTGGTGTACATGATTCTGTACATGCCTACGCTGGCACTGGTAAACTCCATCTCCTTCCGGCAGATGAGCGATCCCAGCAAAGACTTTTCCACGATCCGTGTGTTCGGCACTATTGGCTGGATCATAGCCGGCCTGCTGATCGGCTGGCTCAACTGGGAGAAGAACAACACGCTGGGCCTCACTTTCAAGATGGCCGCCGGCGCCTCCCTGCTGCTGGGCCTTTTCAGCTTTACACTGCCTAAAACACCTCCGTTAAAAAAAGGCACACAGATTTCCGTGAAAGAAATCCTCGGACTGGATGCTATCCGGATGCTGAAAAACCGCTCTTACCTGCTGTTTTTCATCGCTTCCATTGCTATCTGTATTCCGCTGGCGTTTTACTACAACTTCACCAATCCGTTCCTGAACGAGATTGGTATGACAGCTGCTGCCGGCAAGCAGTCCCTTGGCCAGATGTCTGAATTTTTCTTCATGCTGGTGATGCCGCTTTTCTTCTCCCGCCTGGGTGTTAAAAAGATGCTCGCACTGGGTATGCTGGCATGGGTACTGCGTTACGTGCTGTTCGCCTACGGTAATGTGGACTCCAACTACTGGATGCTGATTGTGGGTATTGTGCTGCATGGTATCTGTTACGACTTCTTCTTCGTTACCGGTCAGATCTACACCGATAAACTGGCAGGGGAAGAATTCAAGAGCTCCGCACAGGGCTTCGTTACGCTGGCCACCTATGGTGTGGGCATGCTGATCGGTTTCCTGATCTCCGGTCCTATCGTAGAGTCTTATAAAACTGCCGGCGGTCACAACTGGCAGGGTGTCTGGCTGATTCCTGCCGGTATCGCTGCTGCCGTTCTGGTACTGTTCATGCTGCTTTTCCAGGACAAAACGGAAAAAACCGCCTGA
- a CDS encoding YqjF family protein, with translation MRPFLTASWRNLLMLNFAADANTLRPYLPAHTEPDTWNNIHYVSLVGFLFQDTKVKGIGFPGHRTFEEVNLRFYVRYKDQGQWKRGVVFIRELVPKPLITLVANTLYKENYATHRMSHHWEQPDTDTLRVRYEWEVAGQTNFLKATASATPQPLVEGSEAAFITEHYWGYTRLDHQTTGEYEVAHPKWDLHPVIDYDYRCHASRLYGPAFAPVLEQAPVSALLANGSPIAVMHGRKLRS, from the coding sequence ATGCGCCCATTCCTTACTGCCAGCTGGCGTAACCTGCTCATGCTCAATTTCGCCGCGGATGCCAACACGCTCCGGCCCTATCTCCCGGCCCATACCGAGCCGGACACCTGGAACAATATTCACTATGTAAGTCTCGTCGGCTTCCTGTTCCAGGACACGAAAGTCAAAGGCATCGGTTTCCCCGGCCATCGCACATTTGAAGAGGTAAACCTTCGCTTTTACGTGCGTTATAAAGACCAGGGCCAGTGGAAACGCGGCGTGGTATTTATCCGTGAACTGGTGCCCAAGCCGCTGATCACACTGGTAGCCAATACCCTCTATAAAGAAAACTACGCCACCCACCGGATGAGCCACCACTGGGAGCAACCAGACACTGATACCCTCCGTGTCCGGTACGAATGGGAAGTAGCCGGTCAGACCAACTTCCTGAAGGCCACCGCGTCTGCCACGCCACAGCCACTGGTGGAAGGCAGTGAGGCCGCCTTTATCACGGAACACTACTGGGGCTATACCCGCCTGGACCATCAGACTACCGGTGAGTATGAAGTGGCGCACCCCAAATGGGACCTTCACCCTGTGATTGATTACGACTACCGCTGCCACGCTTCCCGGCTGTACGGCCCGGCCTTCGCCCCTGTACTAGAACAGGCGCCGGTATCCGCTCTGCTGGCCAATGGTTCGCCGATCGCCGTCATGCATGGCCGGAAACTGCGGTCCTGA
- the nth gene encoding endonuclease III: MTKKERFAFVISYFEQHAPHAETELIYDNPYQLLVAVILSAQCTDKRVNMTTPAIFDRYPDLEALSKATFDDLFPLIRSISYPNNKTKHLIGMAQMVMDDFNGEIPSTVPELIKLPGVGRKTANVITSVVHQQPNMAVDTHVFRVSARIGLTTNAKTPLQTELQLLKYIPKEKVYIAHHWLILHGRYICVARNPKCGECGLRPACKYYQQIIKAQ; encoded by the coding sequence ATGACCAAAAAAGAGCGTTTTGCATTCGTTATCAGCTATTTCGAGCAACATGCACCTCATGCCGAAACAGAACTGATTTATGACAATCCTTACCAGCTGCTGGTAGCCGTAATCCTCTCCGCCCAATGCACCGACAAACGGGTGAATATGACCACTCCTGCCATATTTGACCGCTACCCGGACCTGGAAGCGCTGAGTAAAGCCACTTTCGACGACCTGTTCCCGCTCATCCGCAGTATCAGTTATCCTAACAATAAAACCAAACACCTGATCGGGATGGCACAGATGGTCATGGACGACTTCAACGGAGAAATACCCAGCACGGTGCCAGAGCTGATAAAACTGCCCGGCGTGGGGCGCAAAACGGCCAATGTGATCACCTCGGTGGTGCATCAGCAACCCAATATGGCGGTAGACACGCATGTATTCAGGGTATCAGCCCGCATAGGCCTTACCACCAATGCCAAAACACCACTGCAAACCGAACTGCAGCTGCTAAAATATATCCCGAAGGAAAAAGTATATATTGCCCATCACTGGCTGATATTGCATGGCCGTTATATTTGTGTGGCCCGTAATCCCAAATGCGGGGAATGCGGCCTGCGCCCGGCCTGTAAGTATTACCAGCAAATCATCAAGGCACAATAA
- a CDS encoding FtsB family cell division protein has product MSFLKSIKLPRYIKNKFFITGIAFVIWIAFLDKTNLMYQYQFQSEVNKLENQKEFFIKEIKQTKEEQQELLSSPEKLEKFAREKYFMKKDNEDLFIISPAPQQ; this is encoded by the coding sequence ATGTCTTTTCTTAAATCCATAAAACTGCCGCGCTATATAAAGAACAAATTCTTTATTACAGGCATTGCTTTCGTTATATGGATCGCCTTTCTGGACAAGACCAACCTGATGTACCAGTACCAGTTCCAGTCTGAAGTCAACAAGCTGGAAAACCAGAAAGAGTTTTTTATCAAAGAGATCAAACAAACCAAAGAAGAACAGCAGGAGCTGCTGTCCAGCCCTGAGAAACTGGAGAAATTCGCCCGTGAGAAATACTTTATGAAGAAAGACAATGAAGACCTGTTCATTATCAGCCCCGCCCCCCAGCAGTAA
- the eno gene encoding phosphopyruvate hydratase, producing the protein MSTISAIHARQILDSRGNPTIEVDVTTEDGHFGRAAVPSGASTGKHEAVELRDNDKSVYGGKGVLQAIKNVNEIIAEELVGWEVTDQAGIDKLLISLDGTPNKAKLGANATLAVSMAVAKAAAEECNQPLYRYLGGVNAFTLPIPLMNIINGGAHADNKIDFQEFMIVPIGASTFSEGLRWGVEVFHKLKSVLKGKGYSTNVGDEGGFAPEIQSNEEAIETVLEAIKAAGYTPGEQIAIALDAASSEMYNEETKKYKFYKSSQKEITSDEMVAYWTEWCSKYPIVSIEDGMAEDDWDGWKKLTESVGSRVQLVGDDLFVTNVKRLKEGIDKNIGNSILIKVNQIGTVTETIDAVNMAHKAGYTSIMSHRSGETEDTTIADLAVALNCGQIKTGSASRTDRMAKYNQLLRIEEELGEVAIYPTNAISVKK; encoded by the coding sequence ATGAGTACCATTTCAGCAATCCATGCCAGGCAGATCCTCGATAGCCGCGGTAATCCCACAATTGAGGTAGACGTAACCACCGAAGACGGTCACTTTGGCCGCGCTGCCGTGCCTTCCGGCGCTTCTACCGGTAAGCATGAAGCCGTAGAACTGCGTGACAACGATAAAAGCGTTTATGGCGGAAAAGGCGTACTGCAAGCTATTAAGAACGTAAATGAGATCATCGCAGAAGAACTGGTTGGCTGGGAAGTAACAGACCAGGCAGGTATTGACAAATTGCTGATTTCCCTGGACGGAACCCCTAATAAAGCCAAACTGGGCGCTAACGCCACCCTGGCTGTGAGCATGGCCGTAGCCAAAGCAGCAGCAGAAGAATGCAACCAGCCCCTGTACCGCTACCTGGGCGGCGTAAACGCTTTCACCCTGCCAATTCCCCTGATGAACATCATCAACGGTGGCGCACACGCTGACAATAAAATTGATTTCCAGGAGTTTATGATCGTTCCGATCGGCGCTTCCACTTTCTCTGAAGGTCTCCGCTGGGGCGTGGAAGTATTCCACAAACTGAAATCTGTACTGAAAGGCAAAGGCTACAGCACCAACGTAGGTGACGAAGGCGGTTTCGCTCCTGAAATCCAGAGCAACGAAGAAGCAATCGAAACTGTACTGGAAGCTATCAAAGCAGCAGGTTACACTCCGGGCGAACAAATCGCTATCGCCCTGGATGCCGCCAGCAGCGAGATGTACAACGAAGAAACCAAAAAATACAAGTTCTATAAGAGCTCCCAGAAAGAAATCACCAGCGATGAAATGGTGGCTTACTGGACTGAATGGTGCAGCAAATACCCCATCGTTTCTATCGAAGACGGTATGGCAGAAGACGACTGGGACGGCTGGAAAAAACTGACCGAGTCTGTAGGCAGCCGCGTACAGCTGGTAGGTGACGACCTGTTCGTGACCAACGTAAAACGCCTGAAAGAAGGTATCGACAAAAACATCGGCAACAGCATCCTGATCAAAGTAAACCAGATCGGTACTGTTACAGAAACCATCGATGCAGTGAACATGGCCCACAAAGCCGGTTATACTTCCATCATGAGCCACCGTTCCGGCGAAACTGAAGATACAACCATCGCTGACCTCGCAGTAGCACTGAACTGCGGCCAGATCAAAACCGGTTCTGCTTCCCGCACCGACCGTATGGCCAAATACAACCAGCTGCTCCGTATCGAGGAAGAACTGGGCGAAGTAGCGATCTATCCTACCAACGCTATCAGCGTGAAAAAATAA
- the gldA gene encoding gliding motility-associated ABC transporter ATP-binding subunit GldA codes for MSILVSQLSKVYGEQRAVDAISFELKKGEITGFLGPNGAGKSTTMKMITGFLPPTSGTASVCGYDIVGQSLEVRKRVGYLPESNPLYYDMYVKEFLEFIAGVHQLGTAGAARIRRVIDMTGLLPESRKKIGALSNGYKQRVGLAQALLHDPEVLVLDEPTTGLDPNQLADIRQLIRDLGADKTVILSTHIMQEVEALCGRVIIINKGKIVADDQLVNLQQQNATGGYIQVTFGEPASTGELLQIPGVSRAAAQDGNTWQLYTNEVDTVRKNLLQFALINNRNILSLQSNSQSLESIFREITKRVEPTGETPAANR; via the coding sequence ATGTCTATCCTGGTATCACAACTGAGTAAGGTCTATGGCGAACAACGGGCAGTGGACGCTATTTCCTTTGAACTGAAGAAAGGGGAAATAACCGGCTTCCTGGGCCCTAACGGGGCGGGCAAGTCCACCACCATGAAAATGATCACCGGTTTTCTGCCTCCTACCAGCGGCACTGCCAGCGTGTGTGGATATGACATCGTGGGCCAGTCGCTTGAAGTACGCAAACGAGTAGGATACCTTCCGGAATCCAACCCGTTGTATTACGACATGTACGTGAAGGAATTCCTGGAATTCATTGCCGGCGTGCATCAGCTGGGCACGGCAGGTGCCGCGCGCATCCGCCGGGTAATTGATATGACAGGCCTGTTGCCGGAGAGCCGTAAAAAAATCGGGGCGCTGTCCAACGGCTACAAACAGCGTGTAGGGCTGGCCCAGGCGCTGTTGCATGATCCCGAAGTGCTGGTCCTGGATGAGCCTACCACCGGGCTGGACCCTAACCAGCTGGCCGATATCCGGCAGCTGATCAGGGATTTGGGGGCCGACAAGACGGTGATCCTGTCCACGCACATTATGCAGGAAGTGGAAGCGCTCTGCGGGCGGGTGATCATCATCAACAAAGGAAAGATAGTGGCAGATGACCAGCTGGTCAATCTTCAGCAGCAGAACGCCACTGGTGGCTATATTCAGGTGACCTTCGGGGAACCGGCCAGTACCGGCGAGCTTTTGCAGATACCCGGTGTTTCCCGTGCGGCAGCCCAGGATGGCAATACATGGCAATTGTATACCAACGAAGTAGATACCGTGCGAAAAAACCTGTTACAATTTGCTTTGATTAATAACCGGAACATCCTTTCTTTGCAGAGCAATTCACAAAGCCTGGAATCTATTTTCCGGGAGATAACAAAGCGCGTAGAGCCAACAGGTGAAACGCCCGCTGCTAACCGCTAA
- a CDS encoding peptidoglycan DD-metalloendopeptidase family protein has protein sequence MKRVIGLFCLLPHLLQAQSVPEKNYPKGYFRNPLEIPIELAGNFGELRPNHFHSGMDIKTQQRENMAVHAAADGYVSRIGVSHTGFGNVLYITHPNGYTTVYAHLNAFFPALQAYVKKQQYSNESWASDLSIPANMFPVKKGDFVAWSGNTGGSAGPHLHFEIRNTQTEKPLNPLLFGFNIADTRPPDVYRIAIYDRDRSVYEQQPMILPVKKVGDHYTTAQPVVKVRAHKAGLGINAIDRMNTAPNTYGIYEVFMYNNDVPDIDFQLDNIGYDETRYLNAHIDYKVKKNNGPYLQLLFSVPGNELDIYHDLKGDGTINLSDGQVHEVKLLVKDAYGNTSTVKLNLQQSGEETPEKTCANPMYPDSRNIFENNQVEFYLDERALYDQICFNYQEVPATSAKYYSNIYRLHTPVVPVHDFFDVRLKPTKAVPEYLQPKVVMVREGMGSNSTSATTKEDGWYKGSFRDFGNFHLEIDTEAPKVTPVGVKPGANLSKAARLSFVMSDASGIKDFRGELDGKWLLFSRKGNVLTYTFDEHCQPGNHTLVMKVTDVAGNEGSYHLSFKR, from the coding sequence ATGAAGAGAGTCATTGGCTTATTTTGCTTACTACCGCATTTATTACAGGCACAATCCGTTCCCGAAAAGAATTACCCAAAAGGCTATTTCAGGAATCCCCTGGAAATCCCCATAGAACTGGCTGGTAACTTCGGTGAATTGCGCCCCAATCACTTCCACTCCGGCATGGACATCAAAACACAACAGCGGGAGAACATGGCGGTGCACGCGGCGGCAGATGGTTATGTAAGCCGTATCGGCGTATCACATACCGGCTTTGGCAATGTGCTGTACATTACCCACCCCAATGGATATACGACCGTATATGCCCACCTGAACGCCTTTTTCCCGGCTTTACAGGCCTATGTGAAAAAACAACAATACTCCAATGAAAGCTGGGCCAGCGACCTGTCTATCCCGGCAAATATGTTCCCTGTGAAGAAAGGCGACTTCGTTGCCTGGAGCGGCAATACCGGCGGATCTGCCGGCCCGCACCTGCACTTCGAAATCAGGAACACACAAACGGAAAAACCACTCAATCCGCTGCTGTTCGGGTTTAATATCGCCGATACCCGCCCACCGGACGTTTATCGTATAGCCATCTACGATAGGGACCGCAGTGTCTACGAACAACAACCGATGATACTGCCGGTGAAAAAAGTGGGAGATCACTACACGACCGCTCAACCGGTAGTGAAGGTACGGGCCCATAAAGCCGGACTGGGCATCAACGCTATTGACCGTATGAACACAGCGCCCAATACCTACGGCATCTATGAAGTGTTCATGTACAATAATGATGTGCCGGACATCGACTTCCAGCTGGACAACATCGGATATGATGAAACCCGCTACCTGAACGCGCACATCGACTATAAAGTGAAGAAGAACAACGGGCCTTACCTGCAACTGTTGTTCTCTGTACCGGGCAATGAACTGGATATCTACCACGACCTCAAAGGCGATGGTACCATCAACCTGTCAGACGGACAGGTACACGAAGTAAAGCTGCTGGTAAAAGACGCCTATGGCAATACTTCCACCGTGAAACTGAATCTGCAACAGAGCGGTGAGGAAACACCGGAGAAAACCTGCGCCAACCCCATGTACCCGGATTCCCGCAATATCTTTGAAAACAACCAGGTGGAATTCTACCTCGATGAACGGGCACTGTATGACCAGATCTGCTTTAATTACCAGGAGGTTCCTGCTACTTCAGCTAAATATTATTCCAATATCTACCGGCTGCATACGCCGGTGGTGCCGGTACACGATTTCTTCGATGTGCGGCTGAAGCCCACGAAAGCAGTGCCGGAATATCTGCAACCCAAAGTGGTGATGGTGCGGGAAGGTATGGGCAGCAACAGTACTTCCGCTACTACCAAAGAAGACGGCTGGTATAAAGGCAGCTTCCGCGACTTCGGCAATTTCCATCTGGAGATAGATACTGAAGCGCCGAAAGTAACACCGGTAGGCGTGAAGCCCGGGGCCAACCTCTCAAAGGCCGCCAGGCTCTCTTTCGTGATGAGCGATGCCAGCGGCATCAAAGACTTCCGCGGAGAACTGGATGGTAAATGGTTGCTGTTTTCCCGCAAGGGCAATGTGCTCACCTATACGTTTGATGAACATTGCCAGCCAGGCAACCATACCCTGGTCATGAAGGTGACGGACGTTGCCGGTAACGAAGGCAGCTATCACCTGTCTTTCAAACGCTAA
- the bcp gene encoding thioredoxin-dependent thiol peroxidase, with product MANLKEGDKAPVFKGKDQHGKTVSLTDLKGKRVVLYFYPKDMTPGCTAQACNLRDNYSTLTKKGYEVIGVSTDSEQSHLKFIEKYELPFTLLADDDHKIVNQYGVWGEKQMMGRTYDGIHRTTFLINEKGVIDHIIKKPDTKNHTEEILERWK from the coding sequence ATGGCAAACTTAAAGGAAGGCGATAAAGCGCCGGTATTCAAAGGCAAAGATCAGCACGGAAAAACCGTGTCACTGACGGACCTTAAAGGCAAGCGCGTAGTGCTTTACTTTTATCCGAAGGATATGACGCCCGGCTGCACGGCACAGGCCTGCAACCTGCGTGACAACTACAGCACACTGACTAAAAAAGGATATGAAGTAATTGGCGTCAGCACTGACAGTGAACAAAGCCATCTGAAATTCATCGAAAAATATGAACTGCCTTTTACCCTGCTGGCAGATGATGATCACAAGATCGTGAACCAGTATGGTGTTTGGGGCGAGAAGCAGATGATGGGCCGGACATACGACGGTATTCACAGGACCACTTTCCTGATCAACGAAAAGGGTGTGATCGACCATATTATCAAAAAGCCGGACACCAAAAACCATACGGAAGAAATTCTGGAACGCTGGAAGTAG
- a CDS encoding SUMF1/EgtB/PvdO family nonheme iron enzyme, which translates to MRRLTSLSLLVGTGVMLSMTACHKDGGGLFGKKKEVSSATGWNYNDQKMGGFSVAKNKNQQTGPGLVFVQGGTFAMGATEQDVMGDWNNIPRRITVSSFYIDESEVANVHYREYLFWLARVYGESFPDVYRNALPDTLVWRSELAYNEPLVEYYFRHPAYNDYPVVGVTWKQATDYCKWRSNRVNEKLLMDKGLLSKADITNQSDDNTFDTKAYSAGLYEGTPGKMSKSTKDQFKNPDGTPRTAQFEDGIMLPAYRLPTEAEWEYAALGYIGQNPGPSKKEGKHGEELIMNKQVYSWGTNTSGLRDIRRGTMQGQFLANFKRGSGDNMGVAGGLNDRASIPGPTRSFYPNTFGIYNMSGNVSEWVLDVYRPLNPIDGEDFNYFRGNKFQTVYQNENKEFEKDSLGHLKMRDVTDEESANRLNYQKGDVINYLDGDSLSQVEYGYGVTTLINDKSHVVKGGSWNDRAYWLSPGTRRYMQENMATNTVGFRCAMDRVGSPEGNKFKTGNLFKKQRQKR; encoded by the coding sequence ATGCGTAGATTAACCTCTTTATCATTGCTCGTTGGTACCGGCGTAATGCTATCCATGACTGCCTGTCACAAGGACGGTGGAGGACTTTTCGGCAAAAAGAAAGAAGTTTCCTCTGCTACCGGCTGGAACTATAACGACCAGAAAATGGGTGGTTTCAGCGTAGCCAAGAATAAAAACCAGCAAACCGGACCGGGTCTGGTGTTTGTACAGGGCGGTACTTTCGCCATGGGTGCCACAGAGCAGGATGTAATGGGCGACTGGAACAACATTCCACGTCGTATTACAGTTTCCTCTTTCTACATCGATGAATCCGAAGTAGCGAACGTACACTATCGCGAATACCTGTTCTGGCTCGCCCGTGTTTATGGGGAGTCTTTCCCGGACGTATACCGCAACGCATTGCCGGACACCCTGGTATGGCGTAGTGAACTGGCTTATAACGAGCCCCTGGTGGAATACTATTTCCGTCACCCGGCCTATAACGACTATCCGGTGGTAGGTGTGACCTGGAAACAGGCTACTGACTACTGTAAATGGCGTTCCAACCGTGTAAACGAAAAATTGCTGATGGACAAGGGCCTGCTTTCCAAAGCAGATATCACCAACCAGTCAGACGACAATACATTTGATACCAAAGCCTACAGCGCCGGCCTGTATGAAGGTACCCCCGGCAAAATGTCCAAGTCTACCAAAGACCAGTTCAAAAATCCGGACGGCACTCCGCGTACCGCCCAGTTTGAAGATGGTATTATGCTGCCAGCCTACCGCCTGCCTACAGAAGCAGAATGGGAATACGCTGCACTGGGTTATATCGGCCAAAACCCCGGCCCTTCCAAAAAAGAAGGCAAACACGGGGAAGAGCTGATCATGAACAAACAGGTGTACTCCTGGGGCACTAACACCAGCGGCCTGCGTGATATCCGCCGTGGCACCATGCAGGGTCAGTTCCTGGCCAACTTCAAGCGTGGTTCCGGTGATAACATGGGTGTGGCCGGTGGTCTGAACGACCGTGCTTCCATCCCGGGCCCTACCCGCTCCTTCTACCCCAACACTTTTGGCATCTACAATATGTCCGGCAACGTGTCTGAATGGGTACTGGACGTGTACAGACCACTCAACCCGATTGATGGTGAAGACTTCAACTACTTCCGTGGTAACAAATTTCAGACTGTTTATCAGAACGAAAACAAAGAGTTTGAAAAAGACAGTCTGGGCCACCTGAAAATGCGTGACGTAACGGACGAAGAAAGTGCCAACCGTCTTAACTACCAGAAAGGTGACGTTATCAACTACCTCGATGGTGACTCGCTCTCCCAGGTGGAATACGGTTATGGTGTAACCACCCTGATCAACGACAAATCTCACGTAGTAAAAGGTGGTAGCTGGAACGACCGTGCTTACTGGCTCTCTCCGGGTACCCGTCGTTACATGCAGGAAAACATGGCTACCAATACAGTAGGCTTCCGTTGCGCGATGGACCGCGTGGGCAGCCCTGAGGGTAACAAATTCAAAACAGGTAACCTGTTCAAAAAACAAAGACAGAAGAGATAA